A window of Streptomyces sp. DG1A-41 contains these coding sequences:
- a CDS encoding type II toxin-antitoxin system VapB family antitoxin, producing the protein MSRTVIDLDDEALEEAAKELGTTTKRDTINTALREVTARYRRLRSLEEARELVAEGALDIDMLLDKQAYRHTSADAARGDRSPGVDA; encoded by the coding sequence ATGAGTCGGACGGTCATCGATCTCGACGACGAGGCGCTGGAGGAAGCAGCCAAGGAACTCGGCACCACCACCAAGCGCGACACGATCAACACCGCCCTGCGGGAAGTCACGGCCCGCTATCGGCGCCTGCGTTCTCTCGAAGAGGCCCGCGAACTAGTAGCCGAGGGCGCCCTGGACATCGACATGCTGCTGGACAAGCAGGCATACCGCCATACGAGCGCCGACGCGGCACGCGGTGATCGCAGCCCCGGAGTGGACGCGTGA
- a CDS encoding PIN domain nuclease: MTVADYLIDTSALARILLRQNTAEWDDRIAAGLVAICDLTELEVLYSARSATDRTRLKAALDAHYAWCPMPDGVYRRSRTIQEQLTAKGGHRSAGPVHLLVAAAAEEAGLTLLHYDRDFDTIARTTGQPVRRIDLRQ, encoded by the coding sequence GTGACCGTCGCCGACTACCTCATCGACACCTCCGCCCTCGCCCGCATCCTCCTCCGACAGAACACCGCCGAATGGGACGACAGGATCGCCGCCGGCCTCGTCGCGATCTGCGACCTCACCGAACTGGAAGTCCTCTACTCGGCACGTTCCGCAACGGACCGCACCCGCTTGAAGGCGGCCCTCGACGCCCATTACGCCTGGTGCCCCATGCCCGACGGTGTCTACCGCCGCTCCCGCACCATCCAGGAACAGCTGACCGCCAAGGGAGGACACCGCAGCGCGGGCCCCGTCCATCTCCTCGTGGCGGCAGCCGCCGAGGAGGCCGGACTCACCCTCCTCCACTACGACCGCGACTTCGACACCATCGCCCGCACGACAGGGCAGCCGGTCCGCAGGATCGACCTCAGGCAGTAG
- a CDS encoding LamG-like jellyroll fold domain-containing protein, which translates to MIQPVATAAAYTAVASGQDTGSDGTTSLSAEATASQKAVASGSAVEVDADRTEYTTTYANPDGTTFTLDQSTVPVRVHHDDGAWVSPDPSLEVRSDGTVGPKATVVDLAFSDGGDGSGLVDIARGGKSLRLGWPGTLPKPTLDGASAVYADVLPGVDLRMTATTEGFRELLVVKTPQAAADPELKKVAFSLQSDGLTVASTSGGGMTAVDDDARPVFSAPAALMWDSQGDATTSGSSTQLERTAAVTQASDPSPSATTDPSTGTSADGTAGPGDGDTSAVLPVQVGTDSLAVVPDAGMLANSDSSAYPLYIDPSVGLDQTAHTYLRSDGVSDFNWGNGSNNEGKGTGHCSSWNGYYCGPGYTERLYFQFSPSSLAGKKVLSATFRATESWSFTCDARWVDLERTSNISSSTTWSTRPSYLGVMASRDVSAGRGSLCDPSQPPAPIEFSGSSLTSTVGDFAAGKFSRLTLLLKARDESDTSAWKRFRNDAVLSVTYLGLPAAPTKAGIVEGSGISCETDSTDPDVITDPTPSLSATVWTATGGGSGASLRAHYYIQQRNSDGTWSVATEPVRPTSGYVGNGTVLTYPSPITLSEGPLYRLAVFSRSYYNSGESYLESHSTVTTKGWCYFKVDTTAPKAPTITFGSPYSECTANACAPAGGPGVAGQFTFAPASGDTNAAYEYKLATSTAWSKPISGNKVTAGITPQLAGTQQLQVRAQDSAQRWGAKTIVKFNVAEGQTAIGRWHFDDAAPGSGVTTAADTATEGTRHSATLYTQGAGWSSLARRGDQDRSLWLNDTSDTTRQSGYAATAAPAVNTQSSFTVSAWAYLADGSDYRTVVSETGSDGSGFALYYSPGIQRWVFLWNWYENGVRKYLGANAAAAGVPLKVWTHLTGVYNSKDRTISLYVNGRLQGAPVALPSTSDATVTDGTLQFGRVAFTPGSYVNYWRGRVDEVAVWQRALTDDEVATEDQLLDGNNVPGVELMGAWNPDGASGSTLADTTSGYGRTLTLAGGASLDGQAVVLNGTDGAATAPGPVLDDTASFTATTLVDIDRDALLSKPVGYTAQVVGQRSADGSAWGFWYQLTGTDLDPDTDTTVPVGKWYFGRLNTDGGFDGVVSDEAAVLGSPVRMTGTYDAPSGTIHFYLGPDENGADAPHPYTAVAGSGEFAAGEGYVGGAWGHHLPGKITDIRLWTGAMANQQVTDTIGD; encoded by the coding sequence TTGATTCAGCCTGTCGCGACGGCCGCCGCCTATACGGCCGTTGCCAGTGGCCAGGACACCGGTTCCGACGGCACGACCTCCCTCTCTGCGGAGGCCACCGCCTCGCAGAAGGCGGTGGCGAGTGGTTCCGCGGTTGAGGTCGACGCCGACCGTACGGAGTACACGACGACGTACGCCAATCCGGACGGCACGACGTTCACGCTGGACCAGTCGACGGTGCCGGTGCGGGTGCACCATGACGACGGGGCGTGGGTGTCCCCGGATCCGAGCCTGGAGGTGCGGTCGGACGGGACGGTCGGCCCGAAGGCGACGGTGGTGGATCTGGCGTTCTCTGACGGCGGTGACGGTTCTGGGCTGGTGGACATCGCCCGGGGCGGCAAGTCGTTGCGGCTGGGCTGGCCAGGGACGCTGCCGAAGCCGACGCTGGACGGAGCGAGCGCGGTCTACGCCGATGTGCTGCCCGGCGTGGACCTGCGGATGACGGCGACGACCGAGGGCTTCCGCGAGCTGCTGGTCGTGAAGACCCCGCAGGCGGCTGCCGATCCGGAGCTGAAGAAGGTTGCCTTCTCGCTGCAGTCGGACGGCCTGACGGTGGCGTCGACGAGCGGCGGCGGGATGACCGCCGTGGACGACGACGCGCGCCCGGTCTTCTCCGCTCCGGCGGCCCTGATGTGGGACTCGCAGGGCGACGCGACTACCTCCGGCTCGTCCACCCAGTTGGAGCGGACGGCTGCGGTCACGCAGGCGAGTGACCCATCCCCGTCGGCCACCACGGACCCGTCCACCGGCACATCGGCGGACGGCACGGCGGGGCCGGGTGACGGCGACACCTCGGCGGTGCTGCCGGTTCAGGTCGGCACGGATTCGCTGGCCGTGGTGCCAGACGCGGGCATGCTGGCCAACAGCGACAGCAGTGCCTACCCCCTCTACATCGACCCCAGTGTGGGCCTGGACCAGACGGCCCACACGTATCTGCGCTCGGACGGCGTCAGTGACTTCAACTGGGGCAACGGCAGCAACAACGAGGGCAAGGGCACGGGGCACTGCTCTTCGTGGAACGGCTACTACTGTGGCCCCGGCTACACCGAGCGGCTGTACTTCCAGTTCTCGCCAAGCAGCCTGGCGGGCAAGAAAGTGCTGTCGGCGACGTTCCGGGCGACCGAGAGCTGGTCGTTCACGTGCGATGCGCGCTGGGTCGACCTGGAACGAACCAGCAACATCTCGTCGTCGACCACCTGGTCGACCCGCCCCTCGTATCTGGGGGTGATGGCCAGCCGTGACGTGTCGGCGGGCCGTGGCTCTCTGTGTGACCCTTCGCAGCCGCCGGCGCCGATCGAATTCAGCGGCTCGAGCCTGACTTCTACTGTGGGGGACTTCGCCGCGGGGAAGTTCTCGCGGCTGACCTTGCTGCTGAAGGCCCGGGATGAGAGCGACACCAGTGCCTGGAAGCGGTTCCGGAATGACGCGGTGCTTTCGGTGACCTATCTGGGGCTGCCCGCGGCGCCGACCAAGGCGGGCATCGTCGAGGGCAGCGGGATCAGCTGCGAGACCGATTCCACAGACCCCGATGTGATCACGGACCCCACGCCGAGCCTGAGTGCGACGGTGTGGACCGCGACCGGGGGCGGCAGCGGAGCGAGCCTGCGCGCGCACTACTACATCCAGCAGAGGAACAGCGACGGCACCTGGTCGGTGGCGACCGAACCGGTGCGGCCCACAAGCGGTTATGTCGGCAACGGCACGGTGCTCACGTACCCGTCCCCGATCACGCTGTCCGAGGGACCGTTGTACCGGCTGGCAGTGTTCAGCCGCTCCTACTACAACAGCGGCGAGAGCTACCTGGAGTCGCACAGCACGGTGACCACCAAGGGCTGGTGCTACTTCAAGGTGGACACCACCGCCCCCAAGGCGCCCACGATCACCTTCGGCAGCCCTTACTCGGAGTGCACGGCCAACGCGTGCGCCCCCGCCGGCGGGCCGGGTGTGGCGGGCCAGTTCACCTTCGCGCCGGCATCGGGGGACACCAACGCCGCCTACGAGTACAAGCTGGCGACCTCCACCGCCTGGTCCAAGCCGATCTCCGGAAACAAGGTCACGGCCGGGATCACTCCCCAGTTGGCGGGCACCCAGCAACTGCAGGTGCGGGCGCAGGACAGTGCCCAACGCTGGGGCGCGAAGACGATCGTGAAGTTCAATGTCGCCGAGGGGCAGACGGCGATCGGCCGCTGGCACTTCGACGACGCGGCACCGGGCTCCGGCGTGACCACGGCCGCGGACACGGCGACCGAGGGCACACGTCACTCGGCGACCCTCTACACCCAAGGCGCGGGCTGGTCCTCACTCGCCCGCCGTGGCGACCAGGACCGTTCGCTCTGGCTGAACGACACCTCCGACACGACCCGACAGTCCGGGTATGCGGCAACTGCCGCACCGGCCGTCAACACGCAGTCGTCGTTCACCGTTTCCGCCTGGGCCTACCTGGCGGACGGGTCCGACTACCGCACGGTGGTCTCGGAGACGGGCAGCGACGGCTCCGGCTTCGCCCTGTACTACTCGCCGGGCATCCAACGCTGGGTGTTCCTGTGGAACTGGTACGAGAACGGGGTGCGCAAGTACCTGGGCGCCAACGCCGCCGCGGCCGGGGTGCCGCTGAAGGTGTGGACGCACCTGACCGGCGTCTACAACTCCAAGGACCGCACGATCTCTCTGTACGTCAACGGCCGCTTGCAGGGGGCGCCGGTCGCGCTGCCCAGCACGTCGGACGCCACCGTCACCGACGGGACCCTGCAGTTCGGCCGGGTCGCCTTCACCCCGGGCAGTTACGTGAACTACTGGCGGGGCAGGGTCGACGAGGTGGCCGTCTGGCAGCGCGCCCTGACCGACGACGAGGTCGCCACCGAGGACCAACTGCTCGACGGCAACAATGTGCCGGGCGTGGAGTTGATGGGCGCCTGGAACCCGGACGGCGCGAGCGGAAGCACGCTGGCGGACACCACCTCCGGATACGGCCGTACGCTCACCCTGGCCGGCGGCGCCTCGCTCGACGGCCAGGCCGTCGTCCTGAACGGAACAGATGGCGCGGCCACCGCGCCCGGACCGGTGCTCGACGACACGGCCTCGTTCACCGCCACCACGCTGGTGGACATCGACCGCGACGCCTTGCTCTCCAAGCCGGTCGGATACACGGCGCAGGTGGTCGGCCAGCGCAGCGCGGACGGCTCCGCCTGGGGTTTCTGGTACCAGCTGACCGGAACCGACCTCGACCCGGACACCGACACCACGGTTCCGGTCGGCAAGTGGTACTTCGGCCGGCTGAACACGGACGGCGGTTTCGACGGCGTGGTCTCCGACGAGGCCGCGGTCCTGGGCAGCCCGGTCCGGATGACGGGCACGTACGACGCCCCGTCCGGCACGATCCACTTCTACCTCGGGCCCGACGAGAACGGCGCCGACGCCCCTCATCCCTACACGGCGGTGGCGGGGTCCGGCGAGTTCGCGGCCGGTGAGGGATACGTGGGCGGAGCCTGGGGCCACCACCTGCCGGGAAAGATCACCGACATCAGGCTGTGGACCGGCGCCATGGCCAACCAGCAAGTCACCGACACCATCGGAGACTGA